The following coding sequences lie in one Cydia strobilella chromosome 16, ilCydStro3.1, whole genome shotgun sequence genomic window:
- the LOC134748404 gene encoding protein phosphatase 1 regulatory subunit 12A produces the protein MDKRGASARDIPSILKKPKGRRKGDLLDKSTKIKGEKVEGPKGEDVSAPLPQGCTPLMYACQQADYKAVVDAINKDAASVRVRDRGLRCALHYCASSGAGASQAARAACADRVLMAQPALADARDADGLTPLHLAVVHGNVPLVQTLLAAGADVNARDDEHHTVVHWATVCGEVGALRAVLAGGADAATPDQHGGYPLHYAAQMCGAPAATDHQSRGAALEVLRALVKEGGARVDVRDADGRTPLLWAASAGSAAAVLALHQAGAKVDDADRDGLTALHCAAARGHTEALETLVGLCGARVDVADSHGCTPLHYAAALGHADATAALLQHGSDAHRQDRRGRSPAHTAAAKGQIETVRILGARGTNLWLRNSKGDLPLHEAVASGRRELVKWLLDGRPSQVNATNHEGRTPLHIAAATDNADLCRLLLDRGAEVNPVARSSKNEPMTPLDCATTRGHRSTAKYLQMHGGLPASKLGNTEIVIDGAPITALPTRRVTSTKIDVRDRIRIEKREVVELSSPIHDRRQARNRMDSDSTNGSSTDDKRSRRRSDNKYTSRHQDRRKRIIEPQKSFSDGYDTELEGQARDESYGRKHRKGSKKNRSKSEPSRRSRSNSRYRGRHRSASHSSSGSETYPEKKKSKRHRKRGRRRSTSSSESNSSSESSERRSTKRKGKKTSIHIENNDEKQSVNIVKYKSADNIQRSETKEDIPALTPPAIEITEKKESDKEEKQLVKSKTLSETETDTLSVKTNMIVTEAQIHMERESSQHGSSEITVTVDSSNNVSIETANLSITHKDLKDEAKLEADVDLTSSVTEEAQINDTTTGPQPSGENAAEKLKTSESQSKDAAKEANENTQSVEKSGLESQTSEKQSKSLESDKDPSRDSAKDDKEKSKETSSSSSLERTRKKSFQVLAGPEELLLQSKDAGELATTLDISAERKDSRDKSSSPTVSFANKHEVFESKDLNKQPDHLMGEQVIHGEVSPGSGSVDKKLSSESTASADEKRKEYSSTITTGSSNEIAPTTDKGLITVIAAEDRAVQQILLENTSDDINLPLPVSPKRKSSKDSQGSSRKSSIYETESYKVLSDIASVTDVGTGILKKSSKVDEGSLDDDKEMVIKDSFGRVASVSDNEIYSHSEVNGRRKRFRKKGRTKSRITIRSKSENSERGYESSGLMDSGFEPSPRAVQRRIMSPRLAAYYRQRNASGRYSGKSDSRIPVRKPGDKNAVDMKSVTQRIQTNMRRYYCERKIFQHLLELKRLQIRTSKTNEAVLVKRAIDEYNKSSLASVGLGIYSSVDYSFSSFEKFLYESLRKLQKSGKRHLDNLPERPIDFDYGESELYKMSSIPDNPCLCTSKTHRCFHAVHAYTGIPCSAYIPYKWNHHTMPKPATADPSTKSKGFLPKIASKSPSSSSGKAHVTLEVSHGSERQLIALPAEKLDKNKRYYVTFTVKGSEPASDNDNGSPSNKAKASVRSG, from the exons GCCGCATCAGTCCGCGTCCGTGACCGCGGGCTCCGCTGCGCGCTGCACTACTGCGCGTCGAGCGGCGCGGGCGCGAGCCAGGCGGCACGCGCCGCGTGCGCCGACCGGGTGCTCATGGCTCAACCAGCCCTAGCTGACGCAAGAGACGCCGACGGCCTGACGCCGCTGCATCTGGCGGTGGTGCATGGCAACGTGCCGCTCGTGCAGACGTTGCTGGCGGCCGGCGCTGATGTCAATGCGAGGGATGATGAGCATCACACCGTCGTTCATTGGGCTACTG TGTGCGGGGAAGTAGGCGCACTGCGCGCTGTCCTCGCGGGCGGTGCGGACGCTGCCACTCCTGACCAACACGGTGGTTATCCACTCCATTACGCGGCGCAGATGTGCGGCGCTCCTGCAGCCACCGATCATcag AGCCGAGGCGCGGCACTGGAGGTGCTCCGAGCGCTAGTAAAGGAAGGTGGCGCAAGAGTGGACGTCCGCGATGCAGACGGCCGCACGCCGCTGCTCTGGGCCGCATCGGCGGGTTCCGCTGCTGCCGTGCTCGCGCTGCACCAGGCTGGTGCTAAAGTTGACGATGCCGACAG GGACGGACTAACGGCACTACATTGCGCTGCAGCGCGCGGACACACCGAAGCATTAGAAACGCTAGTCGGTCTTTGCGGCGCTCGCGTCGACGTAGCGGACTCGCACGGTTGCACCCCTCTCCATTACGCGGCCGCGCTAGGCCATGCTGATGCCACGGCGGCTTTACTGCAGCATGGTTCAGATGCTCATCGCCAGGATCGGCGGGGACGCAGTCCCGCACATACTGCGGCCGCTAAAGGACAAATTGAGACTGTCCGTATACTAG gAGCGAGAGGGACGAATTTATGGTTACGAAACTCTAAAGGCGATTTACCATTGCACGAGGCTGTGGCTTCCGGCAGAAGGGAATTAGTGAAATGGCTCTTAGATGGACGGCCCTCCCAAGTCAATGCTACGAACCATGAAGGTCGTACTCCACTGCACATCGCAGCGGCCACTGATAACGCTGACCTGTGTCGTCTCTTGTTGGATCGTGGCGCTGAAGTTAATCCCGTAGCGAGGTCCTCCAAGAACGAACCAATGACGCCTCTAGATTGTGCGACAACCCGCGGCCATAGATCCACTGCTAAATATTTGCAAATGCACGGCGGTCTGCCAGCATCGAAACTAGGAAATACAGAAATTGTCATTGATGGCGCCCCAATAACAGCTTTGCCAACACGTAGGGTAACTAGCACAAAAATTGATGTACGAGATAGGATTAGGATAGAAAAAAGGGAAGTCGTTGAGCTTTCCAGTCCTATCCATGATAGAAGACAAGCAAGAAACAGAATGGATAGTGATAGCACTAATGGTTCATCAACTGATGACAAGAGATCGAGACGAAGGTCTGATAACAAATATACCAGTAGACATCAAGATAGACGAAAAAGAATAATCGAACCTCAAAAAAGTTTCAGCGATGGGTATGATACAGAATTAGAAGGACAGGCACGGGACGAATCATATGGTCGAAAACATAGAAAGGGTAGTAAAAAGAATAGGTCTAAAAGTGAGCCCTCAAGGCGAAGTAGAAGTAACTCAAGATATCGGGGACGTCATCGATCTGCATCTCATAGTTCATCAGGATCAGAAACATATCCAGAGAAAAAGAAAAGTAAACGGCATCGCAAGCGTGGAAGAAGGAGGTCAACTTCATCATCAGAAAGTAATAGTAGTTCTGAATCGAGCGAAAGACGGAGTACAAAACGCAAAGGAAAGAAAACCTCAATACATATCGAGAACAACGATGAAAAACAGAGCGTCAACATTGTAAAATACAAAAGCGCCGATAATATACAACGCTCTGAAACAAAGGAAGATATCCCTGCGTTGACTCCACCAGCTATtgaaattacagaaaaaaaggAATCGGATAAAGAAGAAAAGCAACTAGTAAAAAGTAAGACTCTCAGTGAAACTGAGACTGACACCTTATCAGTAAAGACTAATATGATCGTTACAGAGGCACAAATACACATGGAACGCGAGTCAAGTCAACATGGAAGTTCCGAAATTACAGTGACTGTTGATTCATCAAATAATGTGTCCATAGAAACAGCTAACCTCTCAATAACGCATAAAGATTTAAAGGACGAGGCTAAATTAGAGGCAGACGTTGACTTAACAAGTAGTGTAACTGAAGAAGCTCAGATCAATGATACGACTACAGGGCCACAGCCTTCAGGAGAAAATGCCGcagaaaagttaaaaacttcTGAGAGCCAATCAAAAGATGCAGCAAAAGAAGCAAATGAAAATACACAATCCGTGGAAAAGTCGGGTTTAGAATCTCAGACAAGTGAAAAACAATCAAAATCACTAGAGAGTGATAAAGATCCCTCACGAGATTCAGCTAAAGATGACAAGGAAAAGTCAAAAGAAACGTCATCAAGTTCTAGTTTAGAACGGACTaggaaaaaatcttttcaaGTGTTGGCTGGCCCGGAAGAATTATTACTGCAAAGTAAAGACGCAGGAGAACTTGCCACTACGTTAGACATTAGTGCTGAAAGAAAAGATTCGCGGGACAAAAGTAGCTCTCCAACGGTGTCTTTTGCCAATAAACACGAGGTTTTTGAAAGTAAGGACTTAAATAAACAGCCTGATCATCTAATGGGCGAGCAAGTGATTCATGGTGAAGTGAGTCCAGGAAGTGGCAGTGTGGATAAGAAATTAAGTAGTGAAAGTACTGCGAGTGCTGATGAAAAACGAAAAGAATATTCTTCCACAATAACAACAGGCAGCAGCAACGAAATTGCACCAACTACAGATAAGGGTTTGATTACAGTAATTGCGGCGGAAGATCGCGCTGTTCAACAAATTCTATTGGAGAATACTTCAGATGACATCAATTTACCTTTACCTGTTTCACCTAAACGAAAATCATCTAAGGACAGCCAGGGAAGCAGTAGAAAAAGCAGTATTTATGAAACCGAGAGTTATAAAGTACTATCCGACATTGCAAGTGTTACCGATGTTGGCACCGGTATTCTTAAAAAATCTAGTAAAGTTGACGAAGGCTCCTTAGATGATGACAAAGAAATGGTTATCAAAGATTCATTTGGACGTGTCGCCAGTGTTAGTGACAACGAAATATACAGTCACTCTGAAGTTAACGGTCGTAGAAAACGTTTCCGTAAAAAGGGTAGAACAAAGAGTCGCATAACTATTAGGTCTAAAAGTGAGAATTCAGAGAGGGGGTACGAGTCCAGTGGACTAATGGATTCAGGGTTTGAGCCAAGTCCTAGAGCAGTTCAGCGCCGAATAATGAGTCCCCGTCTTGCAGCTTATTATAGGCAGAGAAACGCAAGCGGAAGATATTCTGGTAAATCCGACAGTAGAATTCCTGTGCGAAAACCAGGAGATAAAAACGCAGTGGATATGAAATCTGTTACTCAACGCATTCAAACGAACATGAGACG ATATTATTGCGAGAGAAAGATCTTTCAACATTTACTGGAGCTGAAGCGTCTACAGATCCGAACAAGTAAAACCAACGAAGCAGTTCTCGTCAAGCGAGCCATCGATGAGTACAACAAATCAAGCTTAGCAAGCGTGGGCCTCGGCATCTACAGCAGTGTCGACTACTCATTCAGCAGCTTTGAAAAATTCCTCTACGAAAGTCTTCGGAAATTGCAGAAAAGTGGCAAAAGACACTTGGACAATCTGCCCGAGAGACCAATAGATTTTGACTACGGAGAGAGTGAACTGTACAAAATGAGTTCGATTCCTGATAATCCTTGCCTCTGCACGAGCAAGACTCATCGATGTTTCCACGCAGTTCACGCCTACACCGGCATACCATGCTCAGCTTATA TACCCTATAAGTGGAATCACCACACAATGCCCAAGCCCGCTACAGCTGATCCAAGTACCAAATCAAAAGGATTCCTGCCAAAAATAGCCTCAAAGTCGCCTTCGAGCTCATCAGGAAAGGCTCACGTCACTCTTGAGGTGTCTCACGGCTCCGAGCGGCAGCTGATCGCATTGCCGGCTGAGAAACTCGACAAAAACAAGAGATACTACGTCACATTCACTGTGAAAGGCTCAGAACCTGCATCTGATAACGATAACGGGTCACCTTCCAACAAAGCTAAAGCAAGCGTACGAAGTGGCTAA
- the LOC134748405 gene encoding uncharacterized oxidoreductase TM_0325-like produces the protein MSFSGKVVLVIGASSGIGAAAAVLFTKQGACVAIVGRNEAKLADVAQQCAQHGPQPLVIKADISDESEASTIVQQTIEKFGKLDVLINNAGMSRQGSSLLEGNILEEYDVIMKTNVRAAIHLTTLAAPHLIKTKGNIINTGSTSALRVPTLLSLTSYSVSKAALDHFTRCAALELAPYGVRVNSVNPGPVKSDFLDNSGRQNADAIWENYKKITALNRVGEPEEIAEVMLFLASDKARSITGSMYLSDNGYLLKH, from the coding sequence ATGAGTTTCTCCGGTAAAGTTGTCCTGGTGATTGGGGCGAGCTCCGGCATCGGCGCGGCTGCCGCAGTGCTGTTCACTAAACAAGGGGCGTGCGTTGCAATCGTGGGCCGGAACGAAGCCAAACTCGCCGACGTCGCGCAACAGTGCGCGCAGCACGGACCACAACCCCTCGTCATCAAAGCCGACATTTCCGACGAAAGTGAGGCTAGCACCATAGTCCAGCAAACCATCGAAAAATTCGGAAAATTAGACGTTCTCATCAACAACGCCGGTATGTCCAGGCAAGGCTCGTCGTTACTCGAAGGCAACATTCTCGAAGAATACGACGTTATTATGAAAACGAATGTTCGCGCCGCTATCCATCTCACAACCTTAGCCGCGCCCCATTTGATAAAAACTAAAGGCAACATCATTAACACGGGTAGCACTTCGGCTCTTCGCGTTCCTACGTTGCTAAGCCTGACATCATACAGCGTGTCCAAAGCAGCTTTAGATCATTTTACCCGCTGTGCTGCGTTAGAGCTGGCACCGTACGGTGTTAGAGTCAATAGCGTCAATCCTGGCCCGGTGAAGTCTGATTTCCTGGATAACAGCGGAAGGCAGAATGCAGATGCCATATGggagaattacaaaaaaataacggCCCTCAATAGGGTAGGAGAGCCCGAAGAAATAGCTGAAGTCATGTTGTTTTTGGCCAGTGACAAAGCGAGGAGCATTACTGGGTCTATGTACTTATCTGACAACGGATATTTACTCAAACATTAA